In the genome of Plectropomus leopardus isolate mb chromosome 19, YSFRI_Pleo_2.0, whole genome shotgun sequence, the window ataagcTAATCACAAGCAGACGAATGTGAGGGAGAACGTGGGCAACTGAACATCTGTATTATTTAGTTACCTATTACatcactttgcatttattttgggCCATGAGTCTAGAAACTACATTTATCTAATATCGAATATATAAACACCATTTTGAGGTTTTATGTGGAGTTACTGTATGTCCTGCAACAATATTACAGTAGCTGTTTTCATGGTCAAGGAAATGGGTCGTGGGTGTATTATTAAAGGGCTGCAAGTTTCACATAAATTTGTCAagtctgggaaaaaaaaataaataaaaatacaaataaatatatatatatatatatatatatatgtatatataagtgctgtttctgtttattcttgcaatatgctatatatgtatatatttgtgttCTAAAGCCAACgcgtttgttgacattttgtgaaataaaactgaatatgtgaatatgttgttatttatcaaatgtgtggaccttgaactgaGGACTGAAGAGATATCTGGACCCCGAGACTGGACAACATGGCAACCACTAGCTTAGGACACTGGTTAggtataaaaacacttttttggatttcttatctgtctttttttttttaaccctgcaGTTTGGTCACTGAGGAAAACCATTGCTTTTGCGTGGACCCAGAGGCCAGCTGGCTCAAACAAACAATCGACGACTTAGCGCAAGTTAGTCTGAAACTCATGCTCTTACTTTAAAATTTACAGCTAAAAGACATGTATCAAGGAAATATTGAGTCTGTGGTGATTTATGTGTCTTTATATCTTCCCTGCATCCtattaatattaattcattaatatggAAACTTTCCAACTGTTTCTCTCAACAGAATGGAATAGATTGCCCACCGATGGTGGACCCTAGACGTTCAACATGAAGATGATGCACCGTGGCCTTCTGTGCAGATATCTTTACActtatttctgtttcattttctattaacttagatgaaatgttttactttctctgcttttaaaatacattaaaattactACTTTGTCAGACTCTTTACTATCTCCTTAACTAATAAagatcattttgaaaatgttttgttctacatGGTTTATTAACAGCACATATTAGTGTACACTGTCCTAAAAATCTCTCTGGAagatttacaattaaaaaaggtGTAATAAAGTCCAGAATAGGTTGACATTTTGAAAGGAGACTATTTCTTATTTCTAAAGTGGGGGGGCTTGGTGtgacatgtaaaaatgaataaaaaaaataaataaataaagcgcTGCGGAGAGACTTGTGTTCAAAGCTGCATGCATGACCCCCTCCGAAcataaatacaacattaaaaaaactgatgtttgaaagttaGAAGTGAAgctacattttaaatgacacataGAATAATGTGTAGTGATTTTGAtaaaatatcactattttaagaATATAATCGAATttggttctgttttttgtgtgtgtgtgtgtgtgtgtgtgtgtgtgtgtgtgtgtgtgtgtgtgtgtgtgtgtgtgtgtgtgtgtgtgtgtgcgtgtgtgtgcatgttgctCACAGCCATTGTGCTTGATGTGTTCATGGAccgtcagaaatttgaaaatccggTTGTAATTTCTgtgataaataatataataataattttggtgatttttcaaaaacagcagtaaaaacaaaaacaaaatgcagctatttaaagttgtatgtccctctcctatgccaaaataaaaaataaaaaaaaacaaagtcccTCCCCTGATTCTTCATTAATTAAGGAATTATGTTTGTGTAATTATTGGTATATTaagaaatatactgtatgtaagtATTGGGTGTACAACTaggtatgtgtgtatgttttttttattactattatttctctttattttttaattttctttttattacgCTTCTTTATAATTACTTgcttattaatatttaaataaagtgttgTTATGTGTGATTGGAAAACAGGGTTTGTGAATGTTTGTTCAATTTAtccaaaatgagcacaaaaaaaaaaatgctaattaacatgatttgaagaaaacatatatttgaaatgcctctctctttttgcaccaccctctcctctctcataaattatgaacagtcccttataaATAGTGGTACTTTGGTTTAAACATGAGGTATAAATTGTGGTTTTGAAACAGGAATGGTTATGTgttacacactttttttcaaaactgttttagGGAGGAAACTTTGACAAATTCATCAGTTAACCACTAATAAGTGTTCCTCTTTCTTTTGAAAGGTGCGTCTTCCATCATATTGTCCTTATTTAAACCAATGCAAGTCACTGTTCACTTCACTGCTGAGTGTTGGCACAGTGACTGGCTCTTCATTACTCGCTATAACCAGAGGTTTACTGTGCAGACGACACTGCCAATCTTGGAGCCAGGATGCACTTTTCTGCAAgctgtgggcttttttttgtgtgtgtaaccGTGCTGCTTTTCCTTCCTGCACAAGGTGAGTGTAACTTTGAATATAAGTGAGGATTTATGGGTttaaaaactgacttgacttgatgcTGTATAAAGTCACAAACTGAATTCAAAAATACCCCTGTGATAAATATAGCTGATGGAAGACTTTTTAATGACCCAATTTCTAATACTGTCTATGTTCTATATACTCTTTATTTTAGGGCAACTTCAATGCACCATGCCTAAACCCTCCATCATTCCTAACTGGTTTGGTGaagtaaacatttattttgactgcTGTACAAAAGTGTCAAAGGCCCGCATTTCAGAAGCTGTCAAGGCCTGCTATGAACAGAAGGAGAACTCAGCCCACAACTGtaaaatacatgcatacatgtaagtaaaagtattcaATGAGACACAAGCTTCAGTTTCTAGCTCTGTTTGTGTCGTGGTGTGTAAGATGATATCTGGCACCAAGTTAAAGGACAACTATGTCCATTTTCAATATTTGTacacattatttatacagtagcCTATCggacaatacaaaaaaatatatgttaacatgaacaactctctctcaaatccaaaaactggagTACTTAAACTTAATAGTGTTGTCATAGGGTCAAAAATCTTGAGCTGGTTCATAGACGATGAATGGTGAAAGAGGTTTTAGATTAGTGGTAACaaactggtccagccactgtgtccagatttctccttagttaTTAGTTTAAGGTCTGCACATAACAAAAATCActacatattcaattttatttgacaaaatgtgaaaaacacgTGGGcttaaaaaagaatgaaatttCTGAAATTTATTCCCATTTAAGACCCATATGTGCTTTAAAAgtaatcagtaaaatcttaaaatcaattctgaaCAGACAGGGAGCCGGTGGAGGGAAGCAAGGATAGGAGTGATGTAATGTCGTCTGTTAAAACCAGTAAGAAGCCTAGCTGTTGTGTTCTGGAGGTGGGCGAGTGATCTtgtatgtatgaaaaaaacacttttggttTCTGACGTTGGCTTTTCAATCCTACAGCTTCAAAAATCAAAGTGACTATTGCTACTGTGTGGACCCAAGCGCCAGCTGGCTCCCAAAAAGACTCAAGCTGTTAAGAGACAGAGTAAGTCTGGAGAGCACGCTCTTACTTTGAAATTAACAGCTAAAAGAAACGTATCAAGGGAATTTTTATCTGtgcagatttctttttgttgatgtttcctttttctttttgtttgctatttattgacgatgatgatgattgatgatGTTAATTTAATAGTTCTCTTAAGCCCTAAGAGAACTAAGGCAAGGGCTTAAGGGAACATACCTCACAAATAGgaaattaactttattattggtttggggattttagtgttttatcaATCAAATGCAGCATAAATGTAGGATATTTAAACAACTATAATACTGAACTGTTTCTCTTCACAGAAAGGAATAGTTTGCCAAATCATCTGAAAGGCTCTCAACAGCCAAGATGAAGACGGTGCACTGTGACTTTCAACTTAGATATCTATTTCTGCTTTATCGggattaaatgttttatttctgctgtttcaaATGCATTAAATGATATTAGTGATGCATTTGCAGTAATCTTTACCATCTTCTAAACTAATAAaggtcattttgaaaaatattgtctCTGTGCCATTGGTGTATGTTACCCTATTAGTAAAAACAGCCCTAAAAATCTCTCtggaagattttaaaaataagaaaacccTAGgatggtttgacattttggcattatgcattgtgttaattttggggtttttaggTTACAATATTGGTAATTCTGATCACACTTTATTAAccctaaataaaaaattaaattaaattaaaaaaaattaaattatttttaagtttttcagtAGTAAATATTGAATTCCAAGATAGAAATTCAAACCTCACTCAGACAGATTGGttcaaagttaaatattttagtaCCATTAAAGCAGTATTTCAGTTTTAACATGAGGTATTAGTGGTGGTTAAAGGTGGCTgattttttaacagtgtttcgTTACTTTTTGTCACTGTCAATTGCGGAAAACAGTGCATATTCCCATATATTTCAACCCTACAGGGAGGAATCCTATTTATTAAATCTCTGAGTAAGCACTCAATACGTTGTGAAGCTGCCTTCCTATTTCTCTGAAATGGCTGTGTGGAGGGTGTGGGTTTCCTTATATTGGCCTCAAAAACTTTTCtgtctaaccctttgaaagcccaaaccctttcaaaaacatggggaaaaggcaatgctcaacctaacaagaaattacccagaatctgctaaaagaaaaaaagtaaaaagttagaaaaacctgaaatgtaccaataaaagaaaaatggtgtGTATacatagttatatatatatatatatatatatatatgtatatatatatagcatcattttaaatatattatgataaaattcataaatttatgtgtttgaaaaaaatgtcctgtttttaaaaaaatatataattaattttctaatcattttctctacttctctctctgtctctctttaaaagataaagtattttcaggtcattttctctgtACATTTGACCAGTTtcttgcttgttgccttttgttcatgttttcaaaagaaattaaaccaacctaaacaggttttaaaggcttaaatactTGCTTGCAAATGCTTGAAGAAAGTTGAGGTCAatccacatttcaaagggttacctATGCCGCTTGCATGAAGTCAATGTGTGACTGCCAATGACTTCCACAGCCTTTACAAGGCAAACTTATATGGTAGGGAGAATTTATTGAATTGTATCAGACAGATATTGGAAAACACGTTGAGACCCTCACATATGGTCACACCCTTGGTAGAGAATTGAGTGAAAGACTGAGATCGCAGATACAAGCAGCTGGAATGAGTTTCCTGTGTAAGGCGACTTTATTTCAATGGGGGCCGGTGATACGAAGCCACAAACTGACGCCTGATACTCGCTGCCGACGGGCGTGATACTATGGCAAACGAAAGTTGTGCAGGCCTCAACTTTATTCAGCGCTCCAATAAAACTGTGGTGCAACATTATTAGCTAAATTAGCTGACACCATACTAGCTTTCTGTACACTGTGGTGCACGCAGAGATACAATTTTGAGACAAATGTGATCATGATCGCAATCACAATCGTGTTGGGCGTAAAATGTGTTAGAGATGCAGAAGGAAGTCAGAGCTGAGCTGCGGCTCCTTTGCATCAAAAGGGGACAGTTAAGGTGGTCCGGAggtctgatcaggatgcctccttgGCACTTCCTGTTAAAGGTTTTCAAGGCATGTCCAACTGGTGAgagacccagaacatgctgaTGGGATTATATATCTTATCTGGCCTGGAAAGGCCTCAGGttccccaggaggagctggaaaatgttgctgaggagagggacgtctgaaatactttgctcagcctgctgcccttGCAACCTGGTCCCAGAtaaactgattatttatttattaagaatttttggggttttttttccttccctttaTTAGAGATAGGACAGCTCAAGCATAAacaggggagagagaagggatgacatgcagcaaagtaCCACAAGTCGGAGCTGAACCTGCAGCCGGGGCGGCGAGGACAGCGCCCTGTGTACATGTTGTATTAATAACGGAGAaagctttttattaattttcatacTACGCTGCCCATTATGTGATATTCAAACAAAGGCCTTTGAGGCAAACTCAGAACAGATGCTGCTGCAGGATATTTGGTCCTCTGCAGTCTAGCAGAGCAGCTGCTAGTTAAAGGTTGTGGATATTTTGCAGTTCACACAGTGAAAAGaacactttctctttctttggAAGGATGCACATGAGGGAAATCAAACAACTTCATTTTTTAAGGAACTTTAAGAGAAGAAGATAAACAATTACTGAGAAAGGACCTTACATCATAATGTTGCGTTACAGTTGTTCCTCTCCTGATGCGGTttaaagtttttacattttacatcctCTCAtgtaactcttggcaagaaagcaattaagcatatttttaaaagcaattaaaCTCCAACTAAGTTTGAAAGGTAACTATCATTGCTATGCCAAAGTTTCTAGTGTCTCCTCTTTCTTGTTCACATTAATCTTATTTGTTGGTTTAGGATCGGCTGTGTTTGGGGACAACTGACACACCACAACTACAGACAAAAAACTAAACCTTGTGCGAGTGTAGTTTTATTCACagtatgcatgtttttaacaatGAGAAAATAGATTTCCCTTCTGTTCAAAGCAGGTGGTGACAAGTTCCCTGATGGTGGCAGTTAATGTGTCCACTCAGCCAGAGGGTCTCAGTCAGGGATACTCACCTTGCTTTGGTTGGGGgtcacttttgtaaaatgacaggaggtcaggggccagtcgctGCAGCCACAtgcatgtttcaaggatttctgGGAATGTCtaagattttcagacattttaaggattgtaggatgtttctaggattttaagacattttccaGATTctaggacacttctaggattttaggacatttctagaattctTGGATGCTTGTAagaatttaggacattgctaggacttgaggacatttcttgaattttaggacgtttctaggattttaggagatttcttgaattttaggatgtgtcttggatttaagacatttttaggattttagggcatttctaggattttaggacatttctaagatttttggacatttctaggattttgggacatttctaggattttgggacattttttgaatttcaggatgtttctcggattttgggatgtctcttggattttaggacatttctaaggttttaggacatttcttggattttaggatgtttctaagattttaggacattaaagGCTTTGCTCATACCTCTGTGGAGGGGTGCTGGGGAccctccactgacactttttttgataaacaggtattgtgttgcttttttttttttttacaatcccctgtgtgaatcactttttaaaaaaaatattgtatattagaaaatgattgggaGGGCACCTGGCACCCATTGGGGGTGAGAGTATTACTGGTCTAGGTCCTGCTTGTAATAGGCTGTAACACGGAGTACACACTTCAATGCAATATTGGGATAATACGTAGTCGATATATTAAATGTAAATCAGCTGTACCAGCCaggctaattttcttttcattctaaGCTAAGGTAACCATGCTGCTAACAGTAGTATTGctgcattaaaataattcaaatatagCCACTGACAGACACCATAGTAGATCAATAGTTTGTACTCACTGTTGGATGATCCAGGGTGCCTCAGATGGTTTAAGAGTCGATTGATTTGAATGGAGAGTCGCAGAATGAAGCTATGAACTGATTTATcgcttcaaaaaaaaaaatcaaaaaatccaaacaaacgTTCCCCAAAAATGAGCAGGCCCTTACGAAAAATCAAAGTTCAAATTGATGGAGTAATAAACAATACACCAGGGCTCAGCCAAACACACTGCAGTCACACCTGTCCTCTGTCAGTCTTGTTAGTCCTCTTCCCAGTCTTCTCTGCACACCTGTCTTGTGTCAGTCTTGTTGCTCCACCCTAAGTTCCCTACCACACCCTCGCTCTCAGCCAATCCCTCTCAAACTAGGCCTTTCCCAAACCACCCCCTTCACCCCCTCTCTCCCCACCTCCGCTCTGTTTCTGCATGCACAAAAACTGTCTGCCACATTAAGTGCTGTTCCAAACCAGCTAGCAGGTAGTGAAGTGGCTTTAAAACCCTCCAACAACGAGTCTGCACCAATGCCAACTTACTGACCACATGCAACATCGTATTGTCCGTCGTCAAGATGCTCCTTACAAATAAAGGTCAGCACGACTGCCCAGCATAAGGTGGCAGTGTCCACATAAGGgatattcatttttcatttttctacagTGGGGTCAAGTGGagagcatggatgtattaaatgGATGGATAAATGTATTGCTTATTATGGTTGTGTTTTCTCATGGACTTTCTTATTATGTGCTTTTACTGATagacttttgttgtttattatttctctttttttttaaaatttgttttccacctctggcttgtctgcagcttttattttgttttatttcatttttctaaatatatataattctatATATTGTTAGGTTTTAAATTTGAGCACTCTCGCTTgtaagcactttgagctgcttTTTATGTGAAAGGCACTATACATATAAAGATAATTATCATCATGATTATTACcatgattgttattattattattattattaaagactTGGATACAGCATTTGAGGTGGAGCCTCTTCTATGTAGGCCAATGCTGTACAGTGCATCTAAATCAGTTTTTGGGTTATCTGAATTAGTAGATTTCTCAGAGTGATCTGGGGTTTTTATATTCACTGgatataacttttttaaaacaaaaaagtaaagcagtTCAATTATTTTCCAACACCATCAACTCGTGTTTGAATATTAACCAGTGAacttcagaaataaaaaacatgtgtCTGGAGGAAACAAGTCCTCTCTGCTCAAGCTGCTGCTCCAAAACACGCCGGGTTATGTTACTCAATAATGAAGGATTAGTTTGGTGTGTTCCCACTGACCGTGAGACCGATGACCTCATGCCAGTTTCTGATAGATATCTTACTACTTATGGCCGGGTTTATCAAATTTTAATCATTCGGAATTTGGGGGTATTAGTGAAGCTCAAATCTGTGGCGTCAACAGCTGTCATCCAGATGTTTTGGCCATCcctctctgcagctgtgcagcagcGCCCTGCAGGTCATCTTATATCATCTCTCCCAGCACGCATTCCCTCAACAACAAACTCTCCGCCTCTTTATACACGATTCAACAAAAGTTTGTTCAGTGAGTTTTAGGAATCAGGCTCTTCTTTATTCAATACCACCACGTTTTCACCTTATAGGGTCACACCTGGAAGGATGCGTTTCTCGGTTAGCCTTGAAGTGTGTGTCATGTGTTTTACGATGCTGCTGATCCTCCCTGAGCAAGGTGAGTGTGTCTTTGACTACAAACCTTTTGACTGCAGCAGTCAATTCAGGCAGCTAAGAATGATAAACTGTTTGTGAAATAGCATTTGCATAGGCACATATTCAATATAATACCAATGACAATGTTTATCACTCACTTTTTAACCTACACTAAATGTGCTGgataagataaaaacaacagggAAAGGTCATTTTCTCTTGAGTctaacaaatacacacagaattAGAGGCAGCCAAGATAGTTAAAATCACAGGAATTTAGCATTAAAACACATAGATACCAAACTAGCCACCAACATTGTTAGATGttcatatttgttttgaatttaggttgtgacatTGGGTGACCAACCTTGACTGTCAGGGAAATGCCTCATGGCTACAGAGCCCCTAAAGGGACGtaggggagaaaaaaattatatggtGGGAAAAGAATTCTCCTTAAAAAAACcattaattttttcaacatgatttttttaatcattttttcccactatttactgtttattctatattttttcaaTCCCCTATTTTTCTTCACAacctatttttttaacaacttatttttttcaccatctaatatttttttaccatctaatatttttttaccatctaATTTTTCTGCCACCTATTTCTTTTTCAACCACCTATTTTTTCCCAccgacaaaaatatttttatccaCCATCTACTTTTTCACAATCTAttttttagcaactttctttCACCATCAAATTTCAAACCATTTTCAAccttctaatattttttttttaccatctacTATTTACTAACCTTATATTTTACaatctattctttttttttttagggcagGTTATTCCTTCTATCCTGggaaatgcaaatttgcttCCAAAGGCTTGCTTACTAGAATGTGTAGGCTCATATGACTATGACATATTTGTTGAATCTATTGTCAGGGACCATtataacagagaaaaacaaatatgcaatCTGAAccatgtattatttatgttaatctgcatctttgtgtgtgctgcatttCAGGGCAGTCTCAGTGTTACAAGCCTTGGCCCAGAACCCCAGGAGTTATCATCCCCCCCTGCTGTGCGACCGTCTCAAAGGCTCACATTGAAGAGGCCTTTGTTTCCTGCGTGgaacagaaagaaacaacattttctcattGTGGAATACATGCATTCCTGTAAGAAAGAATATTCATTTTGTCTATGTTTGGGGTatgatgcaaaacaaatttgagaaaactccgACACAATCACCGTCCTTTAGTAACAATTTAATTCTGCCGCTAAATGTTACTTTAGATGAggaaataaacactttttcacCTACTTCAGGAGGTTAGCCGACACCATTTTGCAGGTCAAAGTTTGGTCAGATTAAATTCTGCACAAAAGTAAGAGTAGAGTAAGACAAATATGTGAACAGCACtaaatctgttatttttttcccttttattttcttaaagaaatatgaatgaattgttttttttgcaactctACAGTTTTACAACTGCGAACAAAACCCACCACTGTGTGGATCCGAAGGCCAAATGGCTCAAAAGACGACTGCAAAGGTTACAAAAAGTAAGTTTGGAAAAAAGACTTTCAGGGAAGAAATTTGACAGTGAAACATGTCCAAATGTAatgaacaaacatttgtttttattttaccgttttccttttttttttattgcgtGATACAACACAAGACAGGTGAGAGACATGATAGGGACAACAATATGTGTGAGACCAAAAGGACAGTGCAAAATTGGACACGGCAGGAGAAGACAAGACCAATTAAAtcgaaaaagtaaaaacaaattggtatactgtgttgtgtgttgagGGTGTTGAAAggcaatttttaatttaatttttaacaattttattttgtcccaTATTCCCTGGATAAGTGATATTGTGCATTTGCAGCAAATCAAATGCAGCATAAATTAAAGGGATGTGAATTCCttaaatgtgtgttgtttttttttaattaattttctacTTGTTTTTCTCCACAGAGAGGGATATGCTGCTACTGAAAGGTCTTCAACAGCAAAAATGAAGATGATGCATCATGAATAATTTAAGGTGGAGGGAGAGTCGTGCATGTGCATCATcagcacaatttttttttaatattcttatttttcaacttaaaaatccCCATTGTTTTAATACATATCAAGATATTAGCTATGTGTCTTTATTGGACTCTTTAAACTAAAGTCTTATATAACCTTTCTCCATGATGTTGAGATGTTGAGTTTTGTCTGTAGATGTGCATTTACACAAACCTCAAAAATCTGTGAAGGATTTtgtcatttagaaaaatataacaaagcttaaataaaatagaaataaaaaaataaatgttaacacACTCACTTTGTtaagatgcctttttttttcctttactgtATCATTAAAGGATAagtatagtcatttttttattatgtggaTTAAATCCTGCAAAAAGACCAACAGTGAATTTATCCTGCTAACAATTATTACCTGTGTAAGCAAAACCTGATAcagctttttcttttgtggCATAGAGCGCCGATATCATCCAGTAATGCTTAAGCTATTTTGTTTTGAATCCACACATGCATCATACCACTGCACTAAATACTTTTAGCAAagcaaatctgcagctttttctttttttttacattaaattaaaaaaaaatcttgcacatatttaatatttatcacATTCAATTAACACAGGGATACATAATTTCAACATAGAAAGTGGATTTtgtcatttcactgtttttaagggggaaaaaaagacatccatCCACACAAAATGCAAGACGATACCTGCACTTTGCCAGCAGGTGTCACCATTTGGATTGTATCAAATGCAGGAATCAATCTACACTCAGAATAAACACAAAAGATTTATTCACAAGCCAAAATAGCATCTCcatatattataaattatatcTTATGTACACAAAAGATTGATACAATTAGTTTGTTGTCTGTAACAAACTGAGGCCCGAAGGCGAACCAAAGTGTCCTCCTGTAGACCTGATTTCTCAAAGTCCCTGAAGCCGTTCTTCTCAGCAGTCTTTACCTTTAACGTGCTTTTGGAGGACTTGTGTCATCAGGGTTTAGTGTCTCCGCCGGCTTGGCTGGGAGGAGGATCTATCAGGTCCTTGAATCCCAGTTTCTCCAGAGGTTCCCTGGCCATCAGTTGACTGGAAAACACATGATCATGAGGACATGATCGAGCTCTGATGAAAAAACGACAATGACAATTCGAAGAGTCGTAGGCTGGATTTTTAATGAGGTGTCTTACTTGTCCATGCGGCACTCCAGGTAGTCTTTGGACTGCAGTCGGCACTTTGAGTTGTCGAAGTTGTTCTCTCGCAGGCATTTCATAAACGTCTCCTTGAAGGCTTTACATTCTCCTGAAATAATAAGCCACGTTCAGCATGCTTAACATACGTTTAAAGATTTAGGAGTTTTGTATGGCAGTTTGTGTGTTACAATGACCCCGTGGTGGAGGAAGCACTCAGATCTttaacttcagtaaaagtaacaaTCCCA includes:
- the LOC121959249 gene encoding cytochrome c oxidase assembly protein COX19; this encodes MSTAMNFSSKSFKPRAPDKGSFPLDHFGECKAFKETFMKCLRENNFDNSKCRLQSKDYLECRMDNQLMAREPLEKLGFKDLIDPPPSQAGGDTKP